A single region of the Ziziphus jujuba cultivar Dongzao chromosome 10, ASM3175591v1 genome encodes:
- the LOC107410919 gene encoding tropinone reductase homolog At2g29360, producing MAAEAADIDVGSRKDHRWSLHGLTAVVTGGTKGIGYAIVEELAGLGAIVHTCSRDEEQLNECLSKWKLKGFTVTGSVCNLKSKAEREKLINHVSLLFSGKLNILINNVGTAITKPTEEYTGEDFSHVMGTNLESAYSMCQLAFPLLKASTAGSIVLVSSVAGVVAVDVGTLYSMSKGAINQLAKDLACEWAKYNIRINSVAPSFIKTPLVEHYLSDEKFLEAIKSRTPMGRTGEPKEVSSLVAFLCLPAASYITGQTICIDGGMTVNGFQFKSL from the exons atggCGGCAGAAGCAGCAGATATTGATGTTGGTAGCAGAAAAGACCATAGATGGTCTCTTCATGGACTCACTGCTGTTGTCACCGGTGGAACCAAAGGAATTGG GTATGCAATTGTGGAAGAACTAGCAGGGCTAGGAGCAATTGTACATACATGCTCACGTGATGAGGAGCAGCTGAATGAATGCCTAAGCAAATGGAAGTTAAAGGGTTTCACGGTCACTGGCTCTGTCTGCAATTTAAAGTCTAAAGCTGAACGAGAAAAGCTAATAAACCACGTCTCCTTGTTGTTCAGTGGGAAGCTTAACATCCTC ataaacaATGTGGGAACTGCGATTACGAAACCAACAGAAGAATACACAGGAGAGGATTTTTCACACGTCATGGGCACCAATCTTGAATCGGCTTACAGTATGTGCCAACTTGCATTCCCTCTTCTCAAAGCTTCCACTGCAGGTAGCATTGTTCTTGTTTCTTCTGTTGCTGGCGTTGTAGCCGTAGATGTTGGAACTTTATACTCCATGAGCAAag GAGCAATAAATCAATTAGCAAAAGATTTGGCATGTGAGTGGGCAAAATACAATATAAGGATCAATAGCGTTGCACCTTCGTTCATCAAAACTCCCCTAGTTGAACAT TATCTGAGCGATGAAAAGTTTTTGGAGGCTATAAAGTCGCGAACACCTATGGGACGCACAGGAGAACCCAAAGAGGTGTCTTCATTGGTGGCATTCTTATGCTTACCTGCAGCCTCATACATAACAGGCCAGACCATTTGCATCGATGGAGGGATGACTGTCAATGGCTTTCAATTCAAATCGCTGTGA